A single genomic interval of halophilic archaeon DL31 harbors:
- a CDS encoding phosphomethylpyrimidine kinase (TIGRFAM: Phosphomethylpyrimidine kinase type-2~KEGG: hla:Hlac_2988 phosphomethylpyrimidine kinase~PFAM: Phosphomethylpyrimidine kinase type-1; Phosphomethylpyrimidine kinase): MELYNTIIMTRKPAPDSRPVVLTIAGSDSGGGAGIQADLKTIEAGGAFGTSAITAVTAQNTLGVVSSHVLPIEEIDAQIDAVLSDFDVRAVKTGMLATAPVIAVVTEYVDDLDVPVVVDPVMVAATGDRLLAPDAENVYEDLLAHAALTTPNADEAEVLTGIELTDHEGTIQAGKALLETGVDAALVKGGHVPTDRVRDVLVTADDVKTYEHPRVDTDATHGSGCTLASAITTRLAHDEPLADAVDAGVSFIERAVRYHLDVGEGPGSVHHMVALRERAARQRTQEDVEGIVRQFVEGDVSRLVPEVGMNVVGATPYAEEPGETAAVEGRITRTLSGINPNRGVRFGASSHVARFLLSAREFDPSVRFAVNCRFDDEIEDALGILDGPAVELDRTTEPEPDVEGSTMGWVAHRAFERADGTPAAVYDRGDLGKEAITRLLAPDPETAIDQALALAEVIGGG, from the coding sequence ATGGAGTTGTATAATACTATTATAATGACGCGCAAGCCAGCTCCCGACTCACGTCCCGTCGTGCTCACGATCGCAGGCAGTGACTCCGGTGGCGGCGCCGGGATTCAGGCTGATCTCAAGACGATAGAGGCGGGCGGAGCATTCGGGACAAGTGCCATCACGGCCGTCACAGCACAGAACACGCTGGGCGTCGTGTCGTCGCACGTCCTCCCCATCGAGGAGATCGACGCGCAGATCGACGCTGTCCTATCCGACTTTGACGTCCGTGCGGTAAAGACTGGGATGCTCGCAACTGCGCCCGTTATCGCGGTCGTCACGGAGTACGTCGACGACCTCGACGTGCCGGTGGTCGTCGATCCCGTGATGGTCGCCGCCACAGGCGACCGTCTGCTCGCTCCCGACGCCGAGAACGTCTACGAAGACCTGCTCGCACACGCGGCACTTACGACGCCCAATGCTGATGAAGCCGAGGTGCTCACAGGGATTGAACTCACGGATCACGAGGGGACAATCCAGGCCGGGAAAGCACTGCTTGAAACCGGCGTCGATGCCGCGCTCGTCAAGGGTGGGCACGTCCCTACTGACCGAGTCCGAGATGTACTCGTTACGGCAGACGATGTCAAAACATACGAACACCCGCGAGTCGATACTGACGCGACCCATGGCTCGGGGTGTACGCTCGCGAGCGCAATCACGACCCGCCTCGCGCACGACGAACCGCTCGCCGACGCTGTCGATGCCGGCGTCTCGTTCATCGAACGGGCCGTTCGCTACCACCTCGATGTGGGCGAAGGGCCTGGGTCGGTCCATCATATGGTGGCACTACGCGAGCGTGCAGCCCGCCAGCGCACCCAAGAAGACGTTGAAGGCATCGTCCGGCAGTTCGTCGAGGGCGACGTGTCACGGCTTGTACCCGAGGTGGGGATGAACGTCGTCGGGGCGACGCCCTACGCCGAGGAACCAGGGGAGACGGCCGCCGTGGAGGGGCGAATTACCCGAACCCTGTCGGGGATCAATCCTAATCGAGGGGTGCGATTCGGCGCATCGAGCCACGTCGCTCGCTTTTTGTTGTCGGCCCGCGAGTTCGACCCATCGGTTCGGTTCGCTGTCAACTGTCGGTTCGACGACGAGATTGAGGACGCGCTCGGCATACTTGACGGACCGGCCGTTGAACTCGACCGGACCACCGAGCCCGAACCGGATGTAGAAGGAAGCACCATGGGGTGGGTCGCGCACCGAGCATTCGAACGTGCTGACGGAACGCCCGCTGCCGTCTACGACCGAGGTGACCTCGGCAAGGAAGCCATCACGCGGCTCCTCGCACCCGACCCGGAGACGGCTATCGACCAGGCACTCGCGCTTGCCGAGGTAATCGGGGGCGGCTGA
- a CDS encoding transcriptional activator, TenA family (KEGG: hla:Hlac_2987 transcriptional activator, TenA family~PFAM: TENA/THI-4 protein/Coenzyme PQQ biosynthesis protein C), which produces MTFTDEIREEADRMWEAILDHPMVRELGQGTLDEAPFRYWVRQDYVYLIEYSRLFALGASKAPTLDHMGTFADLLESTVTVEMDLHRSYAEEFGIGEAELEATTPSPTTRAYTDFLVRTAALGTFGDTVAALLPCMWGFNETGTRLAASGESDDERYATWIDMYSGEEFTELTDWCKGLMNDVATNATESDRERYRELFVTSARYEYRFWDAAWRQEAWEV; this is translated from the coding sequence ATGACGTTCACGGACGAAATCCGCGAGGAAGCCGATCGAATGTGGGAGGCCATCCTCGACCATCCGATGGTCCGCGAGCTCGGCCAGGGGACGCTCGACGAAGCGCCGTTTCGGTACTGGGTCCGGCAGGACTACGTTTACCTGATCGAGTACAGCCGGCTATTCGCACTCGGCGCCTCGAAGGCGCCCACGCTCGACCACATGGGAACGTTCGCCGACCTCCTCGAATCGACCGTCACCGTCGAGATGGACCTCCATCGCTCGTACGCTGAAGAGTTCGGCATCGGCGAAGCCGAGCTGGAAGCCACGACTCCGTCGCCGACGACGCGTGCATACACCGACTTCCTCGTGCGCACCGCGGCGCTCGGGACGTTCGGTGATACTGTGGCCGCCCTCCTGCCGTGCATGTGGGGATTTAACGAAACGGGCACGCGCCTCGCTGCGAGCGGCGAGTCGGACGACGAGCGGTACGCCACGTGGATCGACATGTACTCGGGCGAGGAGTTCACGGAACTCACGGACTGGTGCAAGGGACTGATGAACGACGTAGCCACTAATGCGACCGAGAGCGACCGTGAGCGTTACCGCGAGTTGTTCGTCACGTCGGCGCGCTACGAGTACCGGTTCTGGGACGCCGCATGGCGCCAGGAGGCGTGGGAGGTGTGA
- a CDS encoding transcriptional activator, TenA family (PFAM: Adenosylcobalamin biosynthesis, ATP:cob(I)alamin adenosyltransferase CobA/CobO/ButR; TENA/THI-4 protein/Coenzyme PQQ biosynthesis protein C~KEGG: hla:Hlac_2986 transcriptional activator, TenA family): protein MAPGGVGGVTATFDAYATDRTDARFTDWLRARSEPDWTDAVEHRFVHELADGTVDDAVFRRYLVQDYAFVWTLTGVFGYAVGQAPTMDAKASLTGFLGTLTDEENDYFERSFDALGVSPDERTDPVPADATEAFEDLLTRAALEGEYEETLAESKPDALELVLTGGHEEPDYLTEVSDLITNVRKVKHPFDEGHRARKGTEF, encoded by the coding sequence ATGGCGCCAGGAGGCGTGGGAGGTGTGACCGCCACGTTCGATGCGTACGCGACCGATCGGACAGACGCGCGATTCACAGACTGGCTGCGAGCGCGATCGGAACCGGACTGGACCGACGCCGTCGAACACCGCTTCGTGCATGAACTCGCCGACGGGACGGTCGATGACGCCGTCTTCCGGCGCTACCTCGTCCAAGATTACGCGTTTGTGTGGACGCTCACCGGCGTGTTCGGCTACGCGGTCGGTCAAGCGCCGACTATGGACGCCAAGGCCTCGTTGACCGGCTTCCTCGGGACGTTGACCGACGAGGAGAACGACTACTTCGAGCGTTCGTTTGACGCACTGGGAGTGTCCCCTGACGAGCGAACAGATCCTGTGCCAGCCGACGCTACCGAGGCGTTCGAAGACCTGCTGACCCGAGCCGCGCTCGAAGGGGAGTACGAGGAGACGCTCGCGGAGTCGAAGCCCGACGCGCTGGAGCTCGTCCTCACGGGCGGCCACGAGGAGCCCGACTACCTGACCGAGGTGTCGGACCTGATCACGAACGTCCGGAAGGTGAAACACCCCTTCGACGAGGGCCACCGCGCGCGGAAGGGGACGGAGTTCTGA
- a CDS encoding Cobyric acid synthase (TIGRFAM: Cobyric acid synthase CobQ~HAMAP: Cobyric acid synthase CobQ~KEGG: hmu:Hmuk_1854 cobyric acid synthase~PFAM: CobB/CobQ-like glutamine amidotransferase; Cobyrinic acid a,c-diamide synthase), whose product MVGSGTGGDGAEGVNDGGETDAATLLVAGTASHVGKSTIVAGICRRLANAGVSVAPFKAQNMSNNARAVLGPDGEYGEIGVSQYVQARAARVAPTTDLNPVLLKPRGDGESQLVINGEAVGHFAAGSYYDEHWETARTAAERAYTRLAAEYDVIVAEGAGSIAEINLHDRDLANVESARFADASILLLGDIERGGVFASLYGTLELMPDDLRERVVATAITKFRGDASLLASGIAELENRTGVPVDAVLPYDDPGLPEEDSVPLPPAGRRGVIGDDDGVPDGRVVTVGVPRLPRVSNVTDFGPLARTPGVRVAYLPLDGDLDGVDAVAVPGTKNTVDDLLALRDAGLGDAIRAFDGPVVGICGGYQILGERVTNAAVEGTGDDDEVRGLGLLPVETRFHEDKRIEAVTVDVDGGGSEPFAGVVGAVSGYEIHMGRTEPTGDGAAVATPLEPGSAAVDDVAGTYLHAVFENDAVREAFVDAVFGRAGRERPAAVADAHDPFEAAAALMSDLDLGRLLGDAAADLAADDDRATDADR is encoded by the coding sequence ATGGTCGGGAGCGGCACGGGCGGCGATGGTGCGGAGGGGGTGAACGACGGCGGCGAGACCGACGCTGCGACCCTGCTGGTCGCGGGCACCGCGAGCCACGTCGGCAAGAGCACCATCGTCGCGGGGATCTGCCGTCGGCTCGCCAACGCGGGCGTCTCGGTCGCGCCGTTCAAGGCCCAGAACATGAGCAACAACGCCCGCGCGGTGCTCGGCCCCGACGGCGAGTACGGCGAGATCGGCGTCTCGCAGTACGTGCAGGCGCGCGCCGCCCGGGTCGCCCCGACCACGGACCTGAACCCTGTCCTGCTGAAGCCCCGCGGCGACGGCGAGAGCCAACTGGTGATCAACGGCGAGGCAGTCGGCCACTTCGCGGCCGGCAGCTACTACGACGAGCACTGGGAGACGGCCCGCACGGCAGCCGAACGGGCGTACACCCGGCTTGCGGCCGAGTACGACGTAATCGTCGCCGAGGGTGCCGGCTCCATCGCCGAGATCAACCTCCACGACCGCGATCTGGCGAACGTCGAGAGCGCCCGCTTCGCCGACGCGTCGATCCTCCTGCTGGGCGACATCGAGCGTGGCGGCGTGTTCGCCAGCCTGTACGGCACGCTCGAACTGATGCCCGACGACCTCCGCGAGCGCGTCGTCGCGACGGCGATCACAAAGTTCCGTGGCGACGCGAGCCTGCTGGCATCCGGTATCGCAGAGCTGGAGAACAGGACCGGCGTGCCCGTCGACGCGGTGCTCCCGTACGACGACCCCGGACTGCCCGAGGAGGACAGCGTCCCGCTCCCGCCAGCCGGTCGGCGGGGCGTCATCGGCGACGACGACGGCGTTCCGGACGGGCGGGTCGTCACGGTCGGCGTCCCGCGGCTTCCACGGGTGTCCAACGTCACGGACTTCGGGCCGCTCGCGCGGACGCCGGGCGTCCGGGTCGCGTACCTCCCGCTCGACGGCGACCTCGACGGGGTGGACGCGGTCGCCGTCCCGGGGACGAAGAACACCGTCGACGACCTGCTCGCGCTCCGCGACGCGGGGCTCGGCGACGCGATCCGGGCGTTCGACGGTCCGGTCGTCGGCATCTGCGGCGGCTACCAGATTCTCGGCGAACGCGTCACGAACGCCGCCGTCGAGGGCACCGGCGACGACGACGAGGTTCGGGGGCTGGGCCTCCTGCCCGTCGAGACGCGCTTCCACGAGGACAAGCGCATCGAGGCCGTCACGGTCGACGTCGACGGCGGCGGCTCGGAACCGTTCGCGGGCGTCGTGGGCGCCGTCTCGGGGTACGAGATCCACATGGGGCGGACGGAGCCGACCGGGGACGGGGCGGCGGTTGCGACGCCGCTTGAGCCTGGGAGCGCCGCCGTCGACGACGTGGCGGGGACGTACCTCCACGCTGTCTTCGAGAACGACGCCGTCCGGGAGGCGTTCGTGGACGCGGTGTTCGGGCGGGCGGGGCGCGAGCGGCCCGCCGCGGTCGCCGATGCGCACGACCCCTTCGAGGCGGCCGCGGCGCTCATGTCGGATCTCGATCTCGGGCGACTGCTCGGCGACGCGGCAGCGGACCTCGCGGCCGACGACGACCGCGCGACCGACGCGGACCGGTAG
- a CDS encoding FAD-dependent pyridine nucleotide-disulfide oxidoreductase (PFAM: FAD-dependent pyridine nucleotide-disulphide oxidoreductase~KEGG: hvo:HVO_A0472 thioredoxin reductase), with product MSDVIVVGGGPSGLSAALFTEKNGLETTVFDTDGTWMHKAHLFNYPGIGSVDGSAYLHTLQEQVDSFGVDRREGEVTAIESNENSGFHVTANGDTHESQYLVLATGAKRDLAEALDCEFDGDVVDVGVNMETSVADAYATGGMVRAQEWQAVISAGDGAAAALNILSKEEGEHFHDFDVPADAAGLFGGAEDE from the coding sequence ATGTCTGATGTGATTGTTGTCGGCGGCGGCCCGTCCGGCCTCAGCGCTGCACTGTTCACCGAGAAGAACGGCCTCGAAACCACCGTCTTCGACACCGACGGCACGTGGATGCACAAGGCACACCTGTTCAACTATCCAGGTATCGGCTCCGTCGATGGCTCGGCATATCTCCACACCCTGCAGGAACAGGTCGATAGCTTCGGCGTCGACCGTCGGGAGGGGGAGGTTACCGCCATCGAGTCCAACGAAAACAGTGGCTTCCACGTCACCGCCAACGGGGACACCCACGAGTCGCAGTATCTCGTACTCGCGACGGGTGCAAAACGCGACCTCGCGGAAGCGCTCGACTGCGAGTTCGATGGCGACGTGGTCGACGTGGGCGTGAACATGGAGACCAGCGTCGCGGACGCCTACGCGACCGGCGGGATGGTCCGCGCCCAGGAGTGGCAGGCGGTCATCTCCGCGGGCGACGGCGCCGCGGCCGCGCTCAACATCCTCTCGAAGGAGGAAGGCGAGCATTTCCACGACTTCGACGTGCCCGCCGACGCCGCGGGGCTGTTCGGCGGCGCCGAGGACGAGTAG
- a CDS encoding N-acetyltransferase (PFAM: N-acetyltransferase~KEGG: hbo:Hbor_01110 arylamine N-acetyltransferase), translating into MEPVAYLERIGLNDRPAATLEGIERLQRAHVTTVPFENLAIVGDPFADRRKARWAATGVELSLPSLFEKIVEGERGGFCFELNGLFTWLLRELGVEADRLAARMVGEDGTGPPPANHHTVAIEFDRRYLVDVGVELHRCVASSRSMAKSSPIGPASPGASSKASAPTKATGS; encoded by the coding sequence ATGGAGCCAGTCGCGTATCTGGAGCGAATTGGACTCAACGACCGGCCAGCCGCCACCCTCGAAGGGATCGAACGGCTCCAGCGTGCTCACGTGACGACGGTGCCGTTCGAGAATCTCGCCATCGTCGGTGACCCGTTTGCCGACCGTCGCAAAGCGAGGTGGGCGGCGACGGGCGTCGAACTATCACTGCCGTCCCTTTTCGAGAAAATCGTGGAGGGCGAGCGCGGCGGCTTCTGTTTCGAACTCAACGGCCTGTTCACGTGGCTCCTCCGGGAACTCGGCGTTGAGGCGGACCGGCTCGCCGCACGGATGGTGGGCGAGGACGGCACGGGCCCCCCGCCCGCAAACCACCACACCGTCGCCATCGAGTTCGACCGGCGCTATCTCGTCGACGTGGGCGTGGAACTCCACAGATGCGTCGCCAGCTCCCGCTCGATGGCGAAATCGTCACCGATAGGACCGGCGTCTCCTGGCGCGTCATCGAAAGCGAGCGCCCCGACGAAGGCTACCGGAAGCTGA
- a CDS encoding hypothetical protein (KEGG: htu:Htur_3135 hypothetical protein) — MSGYPKAVGDHQIDDQWVCTDCGASFDCLSQFRQNACE; from the coding sequence ATGAGCGGCTACCCGAAAGCGGTCGGTGACCATCAGATCGACGACCAGTGGGTCTGTACGGACTGCGGCGCATCGTTCGACTGCCTCTCGCAGTTCCGGCAGAACGCCTGCGAGTAG
- a CDS encoding Uncharacterized protein family UPF0324 (PFAM: Uncharacterised protein family UPF0324, prokaryote~KEGG: hwa:HQ3639A hypothetical protein), whose translation MRLTDRLPGLALLAGIGLLGYAVGTVTPIPGLVAAVAIGALIGNTRGYSARFAPGVRTNKLWLETGIVLMGAGIAVGAVLDAGPAVLGLVVAVVVGTVLFVELLSRRVLSIPEKLSSLLAAGAGVCGVSAVVSVAGSIDAEESHVAYASAAVLAFDALTLVVYPAVGTALSLPDAAYGVWAGATMFSTGPVAAAGFAYSETAGRWAVLVKLARNTLIGVVTVGYALYYARRADSGQLATERPGLAAVVSKVPRFLVGFILLAVLGNTVLSAATVEALATLSDLLFLLAFAGLGLGLRTSKLRAAGVGPLAVLLASLVTFSAAVLAVVGVLF comes from the coding sequence ATGCGCCTCACTGACCGTCTCCCTGGTCTTGCGTTACTGGCGGGGATTGGCCTCCTCGGCTACGCAGTCGGCACCGTTACCCCGATTCCGGGGCTGGTCGCCGCCGTGGCTATCGGTGCGCTCATCGGGAACACCCGTGGCTACAGCGCCCGGTTCGCGCCGGGTGTCCGAACCAACAAGCTCTGGCTGGAGACGGGCATCGTCCTGATGGGTGCAGGAATCGCCGTCGGCGCCGTGCTTGATGCCGGCCCCGCCGTTCTAGGTCTCGTCGTCGCTGTCGTGGTCGGAACGGTGCTGTTCGTCGAACTGCTCTCCCGACGGGTCCTCTCGATTCCTGAAAAACTTTCTTCGTTGCTCGCGGCGGGGGCGGGCGTCTGTGGAGTTTCAGCGGTTGTCTCCGTCGCTGGGAGCATCGACGCCGAAGAGTCACACGTCGCCTACGCCTCCGCAGCCGTACTGGCGTTCGACGCGCTCACGCTTGTCGTCTACCCCGCAGTCGGAACGGCGCTCTCGCTGCCTGACGCCGCCTACGGCGTCTGGGCGGGCGCGACCATGTTCTCCACGGGGCCGGTAGCGGCCGCGGGGTTTGCCTACTCCGAGACGGCAGGCCGCTGGGCGGTGCTGGTGAAACTCGCCCGCAACACGCTCATCGGCGTCGTCACGGTGGGCTATGCACTCTACTACGCCCGGCGGGCAGACAGTGGGCAGCTCGCGACGGAGCGCCCGGGGCTCGCAGCCGTGGTTTCAAAGGTGCCACGCTTCCTCGTCGGCTTCATCCTGCTCGCCGTGCTGGGTAATACGGTGCTCTCGGCGGCGACGGTAGAGGCGCTGGCGACGCTCTCGGACCTGCTGTTCCTGCTCGCGTTCGCAGGGCTCGGTCTCGGGCTTCGAACGTCGAAACTCCGGGCCGCTGGCGTCGGGCCGCTGGCGGTGTTGCTGGCGAGTCTGGTGACGTTCAGCGCCGCCGTGCTGGCGGTGGTCGGCGTGCTGTTCTGA